Part of the Virgibacillus natechei genome is shown below.
TGGCTGACGCTATTTTAGAAGTAAAACAAGGTGAAGAAATAGAAGAGGCACAGCAAGAAGTTCAAGAAGAAGAATCAGAAGCTAAAACTGAATCTGAAGTTGAAGCTAACCAAGGTTAATTAATAGTAGAAAAAATGAGGGTGATAAGAGGATAAGAGCCTTTTATCACCTTTTTTAGAAAGACATTAGAAGGAGGAAATTTTATGGCTATTACAGCTAAAATGGTAAAAGAACTACGTGAAAAAACTGGTGCAGGTATGATGGATTGTAAAAAGGCACTACAAGAATCAGACGGAGATATGGAAAGTGCAATAAATTATTTACGTGAAAAAGGCATGTCTAAAGCTGCTAAGAAGGCTGATCGGATTGCAGCAGAGGGTGCGACGTATATTGAAGAAGATGGAAATACAGCTGTTCTATTGGAAGTTAATTGTGAAACGGACTTCGTAACAAAAAATGAGCAGTTCCAACAATTATTATCAGAAATAGGAAAACATATTTTAAAACAGCAGCCAGAAAACCTAGAACAAGTACTTACCCAAAAACTACATGGTGATGGTGACACCGTGGAAGCATACATTAACTCAGCTGTTGCAAAAATTGGTGAAAAGATTTCATTAAGACGCTTTACACTACAAAACAAAACAGATAACGATGCATTTGGGGCGTACCTTCATATGGGTGGCCGAATAGGCGTATTGTCCGTACTAGAAGGTACGAAAGAACAAGATGTTGCTAAAGATATATCGATGCATGTAGCTGCTGTTAACCCACGTTATATTTCTCGTGATGCAGTTTCGGAAGAAGAGGTTAATCAAGAGCGTGAAGTATTGAAAACACAAGCTTTAAACGAAGGTAAGCCTGAAAATA
Proteins encoded:
- the tsf gene encoding translation elongation factor Ts, whose protein sequence is MAITAKMVKELREKTGAGMMDCKKALQESDGDMESAINYLREKGMSKAAKKADRIAAEGATYIEEDGNTAVLLEVNCETDFVTKNEQFQQLLSEIGKHILKQQPENLEQVLTQKLHGDGDTVEAYINSAVAKIGEKISLRRFTLQNKTDNDAFGAYLHMGGRIGVLSVLEGTKEQDVAKDISMHVAAVNPRYISRDAVSEEEVNQEREVLKTQALNEGKPENIVEKMVEGRLGKYFEEICLLEQNFVKDPDQKVKKYVADKGATVKTFVRYEVGEGMEKREENFAEEVMNQIKE